In Terriglobus sp. TAA 43, a single window of DNA contains:
- a CDS encoding cell division protein FtsL produces the protein MEGTMTAPGMVAGRAQRERAESFRDHNRTVFETQRRARRGPTPEIFFTKHLDNSRIVKADDPERRKEMRSFTVAMSILFLLVMTYVWQHFSSIEVGYNIEAKKLQVEKLREENRQLHLTEAQLSDPDRIDRIARQLGLDTPQPGQVVRPDGSFSSSAPVLAEVQVSPAILQ, from the coding sequence ATGGAAGGAACGATGACAGCACCGGGTATGGTCGCAGGCCGCGCACAGCGCGAACGCGCCGAGTCGTTTCGCGATCACAATCGCACGGTCTTCGAAACACAGCGCCGTGCGCGCCGCGGCCCCACACCTGAAATCTTCTTCACCAAGCACCTGGATAACAGCCGCATCGTGAAGGCAGACGATCCTGAGCGCCGCAAGGAAATGCGCTCGTTCACCGTCGCCATGAGCATCCTGTTTCTCTTGGTGATGACCTATGTGTGGCAGCACTTCTCGTCCATTGAAGTGGGTTACAACATCGAAGCGAAGAAGCTTCAGGTGGAAAAGCTTCGCGAAGAAAATCGCCAGCTTCATCTGACGGAGGCACAGCTTTCGGATCCTGATCGCATTGACCGCATAGCGCGCCAGCTTGGTCTGGATACACCGCAGCCTGGTCAGGTGGTTCGTCCGGATGGTTCCTTTTCGAGTTCTGCGCCGGTGCTTGCAGAAGTGCAGGTATCTCCCGCGATTCTCCAGTAG
- the rsmH gene encoding 16S rRNA (cytosine(1402)-N(4))-methyltransferase RsmH: MSDPQHVPVLFEEVLDLLKVRRGGTYADATLGLAGHSSAIARRLGPQGTLIAFDRDPQAMEIAKANLEALREELGPEMPQLRLIPRAFSSAAEEIERASLDGLLADFGVSSLQLDQAHRGFSFRQDAPLDMRMDTRSGETAGQVVNQADEEELANLIYEFGEERRSRRIARAIVRARPILTTAELAKVISAAAPAMKSDKIHPATRTFQAIRIRVNDELGEIRSLLESAPSLLKFGGRLAVISFHSLEDRIAKDALREGAQHGIWNVITRKPVVASEEEERRNPRSRSAKLRVAERVKPERSEVTRKIPPQGGSSRGYRPSK, from the coding sequence ATGAGCGATCCGCAACATGTGCCGGTTCTTTTCGAAGAAGTTTTAGACCTTCTCAAAGTGCGCCGCGGTGGAACGTACGCGGATGCCACGCTGGGCCTTGCGGGCCACTCCAGCGCGATTGCGCGCAGGCTGGGGCCGCAGGGAACGCTGATCGCATTCGATCGCGACCCGCAGGCTATGGAGATTGCGAAAGCCAATCTCGAAGCGTTGCGTGAGGAGCTTGGACCGGAGATGCCGCAACTACGGTTGATCCCGCGGGCATTCTCATCGGCAGCAGAAGAGATTGAGCGTGCATCGCTCGATGGTCTGCTCGCTGACTTCGGCGTAAGCAGCCTTCAGCTCGATCAGGCGCACAGAGGATTCAGTTTTCGGCAGGACGCACCGCTGGATATGCGTATGGATACGCGCAGCGGTGAAACTGCCGGGCAAGTGGTAAATCAGGCGGACGAAGAAGAACTCGCCAATCTGATTTACGAATTCGGAGAGGAAAGGAGGTCGCGGAGAATCGCCAGAGCCATTGTGAGGGCGCGGCCGATACTTACTACGGCGGAATTAGCCAAAGTAATATCTGCCGCTGCCCCAGCAATGAAATCCGACAAGATTCATCCTGCGACAAGAACCTTTCAAGCTATCCGGATTCGCGTGAATGACGAACTCGGAGAGATCCGGTCGCTGCTCGAAAGCGCGCCATCTCTTCTTAAGTTCGGTGGAAGACTTGCGGTCATCAGCTTTCATTCGCTGGAAGATCGCATTGCGAAAGATGCGCTGCGTGAAGGTGCGCAGCACGGTATTTGGAACGTAATCACGCGTAAGCCAGTAGTTGCGAGTGAAGAAGAAGAGCGACGCAATCCAAGGTCGCGCAGTGCGAAGTTACGAGTTGCTGAACGAGTCAAGCCGGAGCGTTCAGAAGTTACAAGGAAGATACCTCCGCAAGGTGGAAGCAGTCGCGGATATCGTCCTAGCAAATAA
- a CDS encoding division/cell wall cluster transcriptional repressor MraZ produces the protein MFRGNHTARVDEKGRLKLPAEFKRRVDEAYGPQFYITSKDGKRAEIYPIREWEKVEEKLAAIPSMNPARKKFLDVTNYYGQMAELDAAGRLLLPQILRESAKVTAEVVVLGAQTYLEVVNHEDFKEKLDAEPLNEEDLTALAGLGL, from the coding sequence ATGTTCAGGGGAAATCACACAGCACGCGTGGACGAAAAGGGACGGCTCAAGCTGCCCGCGGAGTTCAAGCGTCGTGTCGATGAAGCCTACGGACCGCAGTTCTACATCACCAGCAAAGATGGCAAGCGCGCGGAAATCTACCCCATCCGCGAGTGGGAAAAGGTCGAGGAAAAGCTGGCAGCTATCCCCAGCATGAACCCGGCCCGTAAGAAATTTCTGGACGTAACGAACTATTACGGCCAGATGGCGGAGCTGGATGCCGCAGGGCGCCTTCTCCTGCCGCAGATTTTGCGTGAAAGCGCAAAAGTGACTGCAGAAGTGGTGGTCCTCGGAGCGCAGACCTACCTCGAAGTCGTGAACCACGAAGACTTCAAGGAAAAGCTGGATGCCGAGCCACTGAACGAAGAAGATTTGACGGCCCTGGCGGGCTTGGGTCTGTAG